The Cyanobacteriota bacterium DNA segment TCGTCACAACTGCTCATAATAGATAAGGCTATCGCTTTTACTCGAAAATGTAAAGCCTGATCGTATAGTAGATTGCAGAGTGTAGCGTCTCACTATGGCTCCAAGTGAACCTGACTGGCTAATTCCTAACTTGCCAACGGTCGTAGATTTGTTTGCTGGCTACCAACTTACCCGTGAGTTTTATCGAGAAGTTCACGATCGTGAAGAGCACCAGCGCTATTGCCAGTGGTATCACCAAGTGGCGCAACAGCATCGAGATGAGCTGAAACATCTCCGGCAGGATATCAATCTACTAGGATTCTTCTATCGAGGCCGATTTTAACCTGGCTTGCGTAGCTACAACCTGCTCTATGAACCTACTCCGCGTGAGTCAGCCTAATTTATTGGCTTAATGCATTAGGATTGCCTAGGTGCATCGCTAGAATAGAGTTGCTGTGCCCAGACTTTGTGAGTATTATGCAACTTCCGTTCGTAGGCAAGGTTAAAAATCCAGTGTTGGTCATCACTGGGTTGGTAGCTGTTGGAATCATAGGGCTGGGGACGATCGGCATGGTTGCCCAGCGCCGTATAGCTGCTCAGCAAGACTTAGAGAATTTGACCGTTGCAGTTACTCGCAAAGACCTGACGGTGCAAATTACTGCAAACGGCACTGTTGTAGCGGTGCGGACGGTGAACCTTAGCCCTAAGACAGCAGGTCGGGTGTCTGCATTGTTGGTAGAGCAGGGTGACCGCGTTGCCCAAGGCGATCTAATAGCGAAGATGGAAAATGCTGACCTAGAGGCGCAGCGTGCCCAAATCATGGCAGTCCTTGCCCAAGCTCAAGCCCGCTTAGAGCAACTGCGAAATGGTACGCGGAGTGAGGAGCTAGCACAGGCTGAATTCGCCGTTCAGCAGGCACAAGCTCAAGTCGAGCAGGCACGATCGCGCTTACAGTTGGCAACAGAGCGGTCAGCTCGCAACCGATCGCTGTATAACCAAGGGGCCATTGCCCGCGATCGTCTAGATGAAGTTTTGAATGAGGAACGGAATGCGATGGCTACTCTTGAGCAAGCAAAGGCTAGGGTGAACGAGCTAGACAATCGGTTACAGCAGTTGCGTAATGGTGCACGCCCAGAAGAGATTGCCCAAGCAGAGGCACAAGTCGCTGAGGCAGAAGCCAGATTGCAGGCCATTAACACCCAGATTGAAGAAAGCTATGTACGCGCCCCCTTCTCTGGCATTATTACCCAGAAATATGCTGTGGAAGGAGCTTTTGTGACCCCAACGACGGCTGCATCGGCTACTTCGTCGGCAACATCGACATCGATCGTAGCCTTAGCTAGTGGACTAGAAGTGCTGGCTAACGTGCCAGAGGTGGATATTGGTCGCATTAAACTGGGGCAACTGGTGGAAATTCGCACAGATGCCTATCCAGACCAAGTCTTTCGCGGTAAAGTACGCCTGATCGCTCCAGCGGCTGTGGAGCAACAGAATGTCACTTCCTTTCAAGTACGAATATCGCTCATTACAGGCAACAAGGAACTGAAAACAGGGATGAACACTGATTTAGTGTTTTTAGGTGACGTATTGAAAAATGTGTTGTCTGTACCGACAGTTTCCATTGTTACTCAAGATGGCCAAACAGGGGTGTATGTGCCAACCACTGGTCGCAAGGCTAAGTTTGTGCCTGTGACGATCGGCCCCTCGATCGGCACTGAAACTCAAATTCTGGAGGGTTTGAACCAGGGTGATCTGGTGTTTGTAGATCTCCCCAAAGACAAACGACCTAGAGAGGAACGCCGATAGCCAGCAGC contains these protein-coding regions:
- a CDS encoding efflux RND transporter periplasmic adaptor subunit, with protein sequence MQLPFVGKVKNPVLVITGLVAVGIIGLGTIGMVAQRRIAAQQDLENLTVAVTRKDLTVQITANGTVVAVRTVNLSPKTAGRVSALLVEQGDRVAQGDLIAKMENADLEAQRAQIMAVLAQAQARLEQLRNGTRSEELAQAEFAVQQAQAQVEQARSRLQLATERSARNRSLYNQGAIARDRLDEVLNEERNAMATLEQAKARVNELDNRLQQLRNGARPEEIAQAEAQVAEAEARLQAINTQIEESYVRAPFSGIITQKYAVEGAFVTPTTAASATSSATSTSIVALASGLEVLANVPEVDIGRIKLGQLVEIRTDAYPDQVFRGKVRLIAPAAVEQQNVTSFQVRISLITGNKELKTGMNTDLVFLGDVLKNVLSVPTVSIVTQDGQTGVYVPTTGRKAKFVPVTIGPSIGTETQILEGLNQGDLVFVDLPKDKRPREERR